From the Zetaproteobacteria bacterium genome, one window contains:
- a CDS encoding thioredoxin, whose protein sequence is MRRVVAAVGVVALLLGAGCDRVGGGGILKPGEKVPPLKTKTIKDVGGDLAKITSYRYPDPRMYQYSFDQAIKLHKPVVLEFATPGHCTQCDQQLQMLKRMLDRYQDKIVILHMDQYYNPEAYGTFQVRGEPWTMIIGADQRLVTTMPGRLLFQELDPILADQVAKAESSGGRTAADRQGG, encoded by the coding sequence GTGAGGCGGGTCGTCGCGGCGGTCGGCGTGGTCGCGTTGCTTCTGGGTGCGGGCTGCGATCGGGTCGGTGGGGGCGGGATCCTCAAGCCGGGCGAGAAGGTCCCCCCGCTCAAGACCAAGACGATCAAGGATGTCGGCGGTGACCTGGCCAAGATCACCAGCTACCGCTATCCCGATCCGCGCATGTACCAGTATTCGTTCGATCAGGCGATCAAGCTGCACAAGCCGGTGGTGCTGGAGTTCGCCACGCCGGGCCACTGTACCCAGTGCGACCAACAACTGCAGATGCTCAAGCGGATGCTCGATCGATACCAGGACAAGATCGTCATCCTCCACATGGACCAATACTACAACCCCGAGGCCTACGGCACCTTCCAGGTGCGTGGTGAGCCGTGGACCATGATCATCGGGGCCGATCAGAGGCTGGTCACCACCATGCCGGGGCGGCTGCTCTTCCAGGAGCTCGATCCGATCCTTGCCGATCAGGTGGCCAAGGCTGAGTCGTCAGGCGGGCGTACCGCCGCCGACAGGCAGGGCGGCTGA
- a CDS encoding cbb3-type cytochrome c oxidase subunit I — translation MAATTHSSAPWHDEEYVKYTLWFVFACIVYSLIGFSWGALMGGIPEFRHFVDNRLFGKLIVRAHTHINLLGWVEMAIFAAVYYIIPRLVRRAIYSLRLVKLHFWIHNLGLIGMVVFFTTAGVIGGRASVTMPPAEVEQLVKPWLAVMGIFGTLVLLANCIWAYNIFRTCAGWRSGR, via the coding sequence ATGGCAGCAACCACCCATTCTTCTGCGCCGTGGCATGACGAGGAGTATGTCAAATACACCCTCTGGTTCGTCTTCGCCTGCATCGTCTACAGCCTGATCGGATTCTCCTGGGGGGCGCTGATGGGGGGGATCCCCGAGTTCCGCCATTTCGTCGACAACCGCCTCTTCGGCAAGTTGATCGTGCGCGCCCACACCCACATCAACCTGCTCGGCTGGGTGGAGATGGCCATCTTCGCCGCCGTCTACTACATCATCCCGCGGCTGGTGCGGCGTGCCATCTACAGCCTCAGGCTGGTCAAGCTCCATTTCTGGATCCACAACCTCGGGTTGATCGGCATGGTGGTCTTCTTCACCACCGCCGGCGTGATCGGCGGCAGGGCCAGCGTGACGATGCCGCCGGCCGAGGTGGAGCAGTTGGTCAAACCGTGGCTGGCGGTGATGGGGATCTTCGGTACGCTGGTGTTGCTGGCCAACTGCATCTGGGCCTACAACATCTTCCGTACCTGCGCCGGTTGGCGGAGCGGCCGGTGA
- a CDS encoding cytochrome c, with product MDQRKQPPLKQGEKVLFIMAGAFVVLAIIGFIVMQVMSARSDKPLFAIKTHYDFSKEGLRGATLFREKGCTVCHRALREGTNMGRTADMDGIGSRRSFDWLLTFLHDPARVYKEELVDHRPGKDAGYVARMPDEELHAIARFLSELKADQGSAASPIPPKGESAFIDTMVDTWAPEEWKHKYRDLRDLYSRPARPSPTRGK from the coding sequence ATGGACCAACGCAAGCAGCCCCCGTTGAAGCAGGGGGAGAAGGTACTCTTCATCATGGCCGGCGCCTTCGTGGTGCTGGCGATCATCGGATTCATCGTCATGCAGGTGATGAGCGCGCGCTCGGACAAGCCGTTGTTCGCGATCAAGACCCACTACGATTTCAGCAAGGAGGGGCTACGCGGCGCCACCCTCTTCCGGGAGAAGGGGTGCACCGTCTGCCACCGGGCGTTGCGTGAGGGGACCAACATGGGCCGCACCGCCGACATGGACGGCATCGGTTCGCGGCGCTCCTTCGACTGGCTGCTCACCTTCCTGCACGATCCGGCGCGGGTCTACAAGGAGGAGCTGGTCGACCACCGTCCGGGCAAGGATGCCGGTTATGTGGCCAGGATGCCGGACGAGGAGCTCCATGCGATCGCCCGCTTCCTGTCGGAGCTGAAGGCCGATCAGGGCTCGGCCGCCTCGCCGATCCCGCCCAAGGGGGAGTCGGCCTTCATCGATACCATGGTCGATACCTGGGCGCCGGAGGAGTGGAAACACAAATACCGCGACCTGCGTGATCTCTACAGCCGTCCGGCCCGCCCGTCGCCGACGAGAGGAAAGTGA